In a single window of the Microbacterium sp. SL75 genome:
- a CDS encoding DUF6805 domain-containing protein, whose product MPRHTTRMLAAMAVTSALVATGLAVATTATAATTETIYVSPSGSDTASGTSAGSAFQTLARAQEAVRAANSSSDVTVVVGDGTYVLSETLDFRTADGGRNGHSVTWKAADGAKPVISGGKSVTGWSDANGDGIWEAPLDSAIDFRQLYVDGGQALRSRMWVDYGKFSFSRSGFTVDANYASNNIATAWNALKALPASQQKRVELRSRASFTDRFAPFDAISNNVVTMRQPSWDNQTWGWDTINKPLHTPAFSLRNALAFVDEDNEWFYDTDAEKLYYKPASGQNPNAKSIVAPQLEKLVTISGDSADAPITNLAFQGLSFQYSSDTAANSDDGYASQQNGSVLKGYLYALTDPTTQDLPTSDQRTFDPSQDQAPLVRLIEKGSDDTYRYLDDASAVAAADLPRLIRLRDYPTMPLNNTQLAQWNAAHPNAPKQACAQGAYSIDCLTFESNRYMFRQTPASIQVSAAKDVSFTLNEFAHLGSKGLGIGMNDEAHASGVGLGAQHVSVVGNTFFDTAGSAIVAGGTNAEAARPSGDSRANRNLTITNNRVKKMGQDYFESSAVLATWWDGAEISHNELSDGPYDVIDTGWGWGVPDAGGNAVYQGRGAYIFNTRFAEDNPTFSRNIHVAKNVMWDFKKEGNDGGVLYHLGAAPGSSWDSNYLRGGDGTKLYFDEGTRYLTAKNNALDGTYYQAFANGFNENQGTPADNVGNSTRDNTIDGTWWLGGGVNAGPWCADSAKCDERGRYYNNRITNQSQLGINEYPLAAQKVIAEAGISAQYRKAGDWVGQSRGLDLSIGRDASGAQVLTATVANLGSTLLSDIALQISASDKVTLTPLTTAPTTLPPGQTATATWRITVSDSVTSGSVSANAAMTRDEIGGTSRETVSKSLSVVLGGAVSGDLLTAAPSLYAENQAVQSGGSFALQNKGRDIGEGGDEYTSIYKKDILGTTGSVSVKFDGGNTGWYRAGLSVRNDLSRMADRSVAEKSLGYAHLAIEPNYVALRYDADGDGVIDSQANAVATTARPLWVKLTRDSNTVTASYSTDGTTFSTVGQAPLTGADATLDAGVVQSSAGRSGNSGELGTSTARYSELRFNGESVSPDSAEAQQQILDRKTALRNAETTIDSMSAMGNGAQESARNLQQVRSNSGTWKGLGYRDADKSAGSFFQYEMNVDPTAPKNYLGVKYNGGDAGRSFDVLLNGVKLKTETISSEHGDTFFTEWDEIPASIMESIAASDSYKKDSSGAYVLDADGQKIPVVTVRFASNGSGMFVGGVYGLTTARALTFDTESRLTNLSFAEGTLTPAFSRGTTAYTLDVPSDTTQVTFDADPAVPSGLVKVGDILIDDTKPRTVTLNASGDTQVAVNSFAQDHTTSTSYVVTVKKAVAPSPTPEPTQTPTPTTTAVPTSTPTVAPTGGTGGGATSAPGGPSTSGQRTASASTSSVERGGTVTVTVRGLASGEQVTAVLRSDPITITGIPAADATGRVSFPVVIPENLAVGGHTITVTGADGTTVAVLPVQVYAKGTLAATGAQAPLGAALLAFSLLIAGAGVWALRRPRRRA is encoded by the coding sequence GTGCCGCGTCATACGACACGCATGCTGGCCGCGATGGCCGTCACCAGCGCCCTCGTCGCCACCGGACTGGCCGTCGCGACGACCGCCACCGCCGCGACGACCGAGACGATCTACGTCTCACCGTCGGGCAGCGACACCGCCTCCGGCACCAGTGCCGGATCGGCGTTCCAGACACTCGCCCGCGCCCAAGAGGCCGTGCGCGCGGCGAACTCCTCGTCCGACGTGACCGTCGTCGTCGGCGACGGCACCTACGTGTTGAGCGAGACCCTGGACTTCCGCACGGCCGACGGCGGTCGCAACGGCCACTCGGTGACGTGGAAGGCCGCCGATGGCGCGAAGCCCGTGATCTCCGGCGGCAAGAGCGTCACCGGATGGTCGGATGCCAACGGTGACGGCATCTGGGAGGCGCCTCTCGACAGCGCCATCGACTTCCGCCAGCTCTACGTGGACGGCGGGCAGGCGCTGCGCTCACGTATGTGGGTGGACTACGGCAAGTTCTCGTTCAGCCGCTCCGGCTTCACGGTCGATGCGAACTACGCCTCGAACAACATCGCAACGGCCTGGAACGCGCTGAAGGCGCTCCCGGCCTCGCAGCAGAAGCGGGTCGAGCTGCGCAGCCGCGCCTCGTTCACCGACCGCTTCGCGCCCTTCGACGCCATCTCGAACAACGTCGTGACGATGCGCCAGCCGTCGTGGGACAACCAGACGTGGGGCTGGGACACGATCAACAAGCCCCTGCACACCCCCGCGTTCTCGCTCCGCAACGCGCTCGCGTTCGTCGACGAGGATAACGAGTGGTTCTACGACACGGATGCCGAGAAGCTGTACTACAAGCCGGCCTCGGGGCAGAACCCCAACGCGAAGTCGATCGTCGCCCCGCAGCTCGAGAAGCTCGTCACCATCAGCGGCGACTCCGCCGACGCCCCGATCACCAATCTCGCTTTCCAGGGCCTGTCGTTCCAGTACTCCAGCGACACGGCGGCGAACAGCGACGACGGCTACGCCAGCCAGCAGAACGGTTCCGTCCTGAAGGGGTACCTCTACGCCCTCACCGACCCGACCACGCAGGATCTGCCGACGTCGGACCAGCGCACGTTCGACCCGTCGCAAGACCAGGCGCCGTTGGTGCGGCTGATCGAGAAGGGATCCGACGACACGTACCGTTACCTCGATGACGCGAGCGCCGTCGCAGCGGCCGATCTGCCCCGCCTGATCCGCCTGCGGGACTACCCCACCATGCCGCTGAACAACACGCAGCTGGCGCAGTGGAACGCGGCCCACCCGAACGCCCCGAAGCAGGCGTGCGCGCAGGGCGCCTACTCGATCGACTGCCTGACCTTCGAGTCGAACCGCTACATGTTCCGGCAGACCCCGGCGAGCATCCAGGTGTCCGCCGCCAAGGACGTCTCGTTCACGCTGAACGAGTTCGCCCACCTGGGCAGCAAGGGACTCGGCATCGGCATGAACGACGAGGCGCATGCGTCGGGCGTCGGACTCGGGGCACAGCACGTGTCGGTCGTCGGCAACACCTTCTTCGACACGGCGGGATCGGCGATCGTCGCCGGTGGAACGAACGCCGAGGCGGCACGACCGAGCGGCGATTCTCGCGCGAACCGCAACCTCACGATCACGAACAACCGCGTGAAGAAGATGGGTCAGGACTACTTCGAGTCCTCGGCGGTCCTCGCGACCTGGTGGGACGGGGCGGAGATCTCGCACAACGAGCTCAGCGACGGCCCGTACGACGTCATCGACACCGGGTGGGGCTGGGGTGTGCCGGATGCCGGCGGAAACGCGGTCTACCAGGGACGGGGCGCGTACATCTTCAACACGCGCTTCGCTGAAGACAACCCGACGTTCAGCCGCAACATCCACGTCGCCAAGAACGTGATGTGGGACTTCAAGAAAGAAGGCAACGACGGCGGCGTGCTTTACCACCTGGGCGCGGCGCCCGGCAGCAGCTGGGACAGCAACTACCTGCGCGGCGGCGACGGTACCAAGCTCTACTTCGACGAGGGCACCCGCTACTTGACCGCGAAGAACAACGCCCTCGACGGCACCTACTACCAGGCGTTCGCGAACGGCTTCAACGAGAACCAGGGCACCCCGGCGGACAACGTGGGAAACTCCACGCGCGACAACACCATCGACGGAACGTGGTGGCTGGGCGGCGGTGTCAACGCCGGCCCCTGGTGCGCCGACTCGGCCAAGTGCGACGAGCGTGGCCGTTACTACAACAACCGCATCACCAACCAGTCGCAGCTGGGCATCAACGAGTACCCTCTCGCTGCCCAGAAGGTCATCGCCGAGGCCGGGATCTCGGCGCAGTACCGTAAGGCGGGTGACTGGGTCGGGCAGTCGCGCGGTCTCGACCTTTCGATCGGCCGAGACGCCTCGGGCGCTCAGGTGCTCACCGCCACGGTGGCCAACCTCGGGTCCACTCTGCTCAGCGACATCGCACTGCAGATCAGCGCCTCCGACAAGGTGACGCTCACCCCCCTTACGACCGCGCCGACGACGCTCCCACCCGGACAGACGGCGACGGCCACGTGGCGCATCACCGTTAGCGACTCCGTCACGAGCGGAAGCGTCTCGGCGAATGCCGCGATGACGCGCGACGAGATCGGCGGCACCAGTCGGGAAACCGTCTCGAAGTCGCTCTCGGTCGTTCTCGGCGGTGCCGTGTCCGGGGATCTCCTGACCGCCGCACCGTCGCTGTACGCCGAGAACCAGGCCGTCCAGTCCGGCGGCAGCTTCGCGCTCCAGAACAAGGGCCGCGACATCGGAGAAGGCGGCGACGAATACACGTCCATCTACAAGAAAGACATCCTCGGCACCACGGGATCGGTGTCGGTGAAGTTCGACGGAGGCAACACGGGCTGGTATCGAGCGGGGCTGTCGGTCCGCAACGACCTGTCGCGCATGGCCGACCGCAGCGTCGCCGAGAAGTCTCTCGGTTACGCGCACCTCGCGATCGAGCCCAACTACGTCGCCCTGCGGTACGACGCCGACGGCGACGGCGTCATCGACTCGCAGGCCAACGCCGTCGCCACCACCGCACGACCGTTGTGGGTCAAGCTCACACGCGACAGCAACACGGTCACGGCGTCATATTCGACCGACGGAACCACGTTCTCGACGGTGGGACAGGCTCCCCTCACCGGGGCCGACGCCACCCTCGACGCGGGCGTGGTGCAGTCCAGTGCCGGTCGCAGCGGGAACTCCGGCGAGCTCGGAACCTCGACGGCGCGCTACAGCGAACTCCGGTTCAACGGGGAGTCGGTGTCACCCGATTCGGCGGAAGCGCAGCAGCAGATCCTGGATCGCAAGACGGCGCTGCGAAACGCCGAGACCACCATCGATTCGATGAGCGCGATGGGCAACGGCGCACAGGAGTCGGCCAGGAACCTGCAGCAGGTGCGCTCCAACAGCGGCACGTGGAAGGGACTGGGCTACCGCGACGCGGACAAGTCCGCTGGCTCGTTCTTCCAGTACGAGATGAACGTCGACCCGACGGCACCGAAGAACTACCTGGGCGTGAAGTACAACGGCGGCGACGCCGGACGCTCCTTCGACGTGCTGCTTAACGGCGTGAAGCTGAAGACCGAGACGATCAGCAGCGAGCACGGTGACACGTTCTTCACCGAGTGGGACGAGATCCCGGCATCCATCATGGAGAGCATCGCGGCGAGCGACAGCTACAAGAAGGACAGCTCGGGCGCCTACGTCCTCGATGCCGACGGGCAGAAGATCCCGGTGGTGACGGTGCGGTTCGCGAGCAACGGATCGGGAATGTTCGTCGGCGGCGTGTACGGCCTGACGACGGCCCGCGCGCTCACCTTCGACACGGAATCGCGGCTGACGAACCTGTCGTTCGCGGAAGGCACCCTCACTCCCGCGTTCTCGCGGGGCACCACCGCGTATACGCTGGACGTCCCCTCCGACACCACCCAGGTAACGTTCGACGCCGATCCGGCCGTGCCCAGCGGTCTGGTGAAAGTCGGGGACATCCTGATCGACGACACGAAGCCGCGCACGGTGACGCTCAACGCATCGGGCGACACTCAGGTGGCGGTGAACTCCTTCGCGCAGGATCACACGACGTCGACCTCGTACGTGGTCACCGTCAAGAAGGCCGTGGCCCCCAGCCCGACGCCGGAACCGACCCAGACGCCGACGCCGACCACCACTGCCGTGCCGACGTCGACGCCGACGGTCGCGCCGACCGGGGGTACCGGCGGTGGTGCCACCTCGGCACCGGGCGGCCCGTCCACCAGCGGACAGCGGACGGCCTCGGCATCAACGTCGTCGGTCGAGCGAGGCGGCACGGTCACGGTGACCGTTCGCGGCCTTGCGTCCGGTGAGCAGGTGACGGCCGTGCTGCGCAGCGACCCCATCACGATCACGGGCATCCCCGCGGCGGATGCCACGGGCCGGGTGTCGTTCCCCGTCGTCATTCCCGAGAACCTCGCCGTCGGTGGGCACACGATCACCGTGACGGGAGCCGATGGGACGACCGTCGCCGTTCTCCCGGTGCAGGTTTACGCGAAGGGCACGCTCGCGGCCACCGGGGCGCAGGCCCCCCTCGGTGCGGCGCTCCTCGCCTTCTCCCTGCTGATCGCAGGGGCGGGAGTCTGGGCGCTGCGGCGTCCGCGCCGTCGAGCCTGA
- a CDS encoding adenylosuccinate synthase, with amino-acid sequence MPGIVIVGVQWGDEGKGKATDLLGERTDWVVKFNGGNNAGHTVVIGDEKYALHLLPSGILSPGVTPVIGNGVVVDLEVLFNELEALNARGLDTSRLKISANAHIITQYHRTLDKVTERFLGKRMIGTTGRGIGPAYADKINRVGIRVQDLFDENILRQKVEGALDQKNHLLVKIFNRRSITADEIVEDLLAYAERVRPMVADTSLLLNDALEAGDVVVFEGGQATMLDVDHGTYPFVTSSSATAGGASTGSGVGPNRLDRIVGIVKAYTTRVGSGPFPTELFDESGDWLRSRGFEFGTTTGRPRRVGWYDAPITRYATRINGITDLVLTKLDILGGLEQIPVCVAYDVDGERFDDLPVNQTDFHHAKPILEYYPGWSEDISTARTFDDLPQNAQDYVLALEKMSGTRISVIGVGPARDQVIVRHDLID; translated from the coding sequence ATGCCCGGAATCGTGATCGTCGGCGTCCAGTGGGGCGACGAAGGCAAGGGCAAGGCCACCGACTTGCTCGGTGAGCGCACCGACTGGGTGGTGAAGTTCAACGGCGGAAACAACGCCGGGCACACCGTCGTCATCGGCGACGAGAAGTACGCGCTGCACCTGCTGCCCAGCGGCATCCTGTCTCCCGGGGTCACCCCCGTGATCGGCAACGGCGTCGTGGTCGACCTCGAGGTGCTCTTCAACGAGCTCGAGGCCCTCAACGCCCGTGGCCTCGACACGAGCCGCCTCAAGATCAGCGCCAACGCGCACATCATCACGCAGTACCACCGCACGCTCGACAAGGTCACCGAGCGCTTCCTCGGAAAGCGCATGATCGGCACCACCGGGCGCGGCATCGGCCCGGCCTACGCCGACAAGATCAACCGCGTCGGCATCCGCGTGCAGGATCTCTTCGACGAGAACATCCTGCGGCAGAAGGTCGAAGGGGCACTCGACCAGAAGAACCACCTGCTGGTGAAGATCTTCAACCGTCGTTCGATCACGGCCGACGAGATCGTCGAAGACCTGTTGGCGTACGCCGAGCGCGTGCGTCCCATGGTCGCCGACACGTCACTGCTTCTCAACGACGCGCTCGAAGCGGGCGACGTCGTCGTCTTCGAGGGCGGGCAGGCGACCATGCTCGACGTCGACCACGGCACCTACCCCTTCGTCACCTCGTCGTCGGCGACGGCCGGCGGGGCATCGACGGGTTCCGGAGTGGGCCCCAACAGGCTCGACCGGATCGTCGGCATCGTCAAGGCCTACACGACCCGCGTCGGCTCGGGTCCGTTCCCGACCGAGCTGTTCGACGAGAGCGGCGACTGGCTGCGCTCACGGGGCTTCGAGTTCGGCACGACCACGGGTCGCCCGCGCCGGGTCGGCTGGTACGACGCCCCCATCACGCGGTACGCGACGCGCATCAACGGCATCACCGACCTCGTGCTGACCAAGCTCGACATCCTCGGCGGTCTCGAGCAGATCCCGGTGTGCGTCGCCTATGACGTCGACGGCGAGCGGTTCGACGACCTGCCGGTGAACCAGACCGACTTCCACCACGCGAAGCCGATCCTCGAGTACTACCCCGGTTGGAGTGAAGACATCTCCACCGCCCGCACGTTCGACGACCTGCCGCAGAACGCGCAGGACTACGTGCTGGCGCTCGAGAAGATGAGCGGCACGCGCATCTCCGTCATCGGCGTGGGCCCGGCCCGCGACCAGGTGATCGTGCGTCACGACCTGATCGACTGA
- a CDS encoding lactonase family protein: protein MRFWVGAYAPDTGSAEGIGILQAGERDALGAGGPLGMVATAAEVPGSPSWVAAHPSNDDIVYAAVEFDGTVQAFRRTSDTRLAPLGPPVEAGGAVCHVAVSPDASFLIASCWGDGRIVRMALDAQGRPSGPVICAEAADPHGSSSEQGSISTGARVSGAVVPDLAAAARALREAAGDEYSHLVPDYDDVPLTDAESEEAAAGARVSRAHQAVFLPGGLIATTDMGFDLVRFWRQVDDGLRLVQEVVLPKGSGPRHGLWHPSGHLYVVTELSCEVFVLGADRAGRWHVLSGQPLLGTLDTDTAAELSASRDGATIYAGVRGSDTVGVLSVRGHGEELQLLALAETGTHWPRHHVVVDDTLLVAGQLAHEIVSLPLDTRTGIPGRVRHRTPSPSPTRLLPMR, encoded by the coding sequence ATGCGTTTCTGGGTCGGCGCCTACGCCCCCGACACCGGGTCGGCGGAGGGCATCGGCATCCTGCAGGCGGGGGAGCGCGACGCGCTCGGTGCCGGTGGCCCCCTCGGCATGGTCGCGACCGCGGCCGAGGTACCCGGGTCGCCGTCGTGGGTGGCCGCCCACCCCTCCAACGACGACATCGTGTACGCCGCCGTCGAGTTCGACGGTACTGTCCAGGCATTCCGCCGTACGAGCGATACGCGGTTGGCGCCCCTCGGCCCGCCCGTCGAGGCCGGCGGTGCGGTCTGCCACGTCGCAGTCTCGCCCGACGCGTCGTTCTTGATCGCGAGCTGCTGGGGCGACGGACGCATCGTCCGCATGGCGCTGGACGCACAGGGCCGACCGTCGGGCCCGGTGATCTGCGCCGAAGCTGCCGATCCCCACGGCTCTTCGTCCGAGCAGGGCAGCATCTCCACCGGTGCCCGGGTGTCGGGTGCCGTCGTCCCCGACCTCGCGGCGGCCGCTCGCGCGCTCCGAGAGGCCGCGGGCGACGAGTACTCCCACCTCGTCCCGGACTACGACGACGTTCCCCTCACCGACGCGGAGTCCGAAGAGGCTGCCGCCGGGGCACGCGTCTCGCGAGCCCACCAGGCGGTGTTCCTTCCCGGAGGTCTCATCGCGACGACCGACATGGGATTCGACCTCGTGCGGTTCTGGCGTCAGGTCGACGACGGCCTGCGTCTCGTGCAAGAGGTCGTCCTCCCGAAGGGCAGCGGCCCGCGGCACGGGCTCTGGCATCCTTCGGGTCATCTGTACGTCGTGACCGAGCTCAGCTGCGAGGTCTTCGTCCTGGGGGCCGACCGCGCCGGGCGCTGGCACGTGCTCTCGGGTCAGCCCCTTCTCGGCACCCTCGACACCGACACGGCCGCCGAGCTCTCGGCCAGCCGTGACGGGGCCACGATCTACGCCGGGGTCCGCGGCAGCGACACAGTGGGTGTGCTGTCGGTCCGCGGCCACGGTGAGGAACTGCAGCTGCTCGCCCTCGCCGAGACGGGGACGCACTGGCCCCGACATCACGTGGTCGTCGACGACACCCTGCTCGTGGCGGGCCAGCTGGCGCACGAGATCGTGTCGCTGCCGCTCGACACCCGCACCGGCATCCCGGGCCGGGTTCGCCACCGCACCCCGTCGCCGTCGCCGACGCGCCTGCTGCCGATGCGCTGA
- a CDS encoding AI-2E family transporter, protein MSRSTRPDPTAEGADAGATTSRDKPVWSALSRPYAAGFFLTLGGLTAILLALALSNLSTVLIYIAIALFVALALDPLVRLLVRRGLSRAWSIVIVFGGLAVILAGALWLLIPPVVRQVEQFVGDIPTFVNDLIDSDAVRWVESNFGDSLGDVLKEVQGFVTNPANIAAIGGGLLQVGISIGTFISGAIIVLVLSLYFLASLPRMKNALVRLTPARSRETVADMTGQITDSVGGYLAGMVVLALCNAVFAFIVLTILGQPFAALLAALAFGITLIPLVGSVLFWATATVFTLIVSPTSGLIFAIVYLVYMQIEAYLLTPRVMNRTISIPGALVVIGALVGGTLLGLLGALVAIPVTASVLLIVKQIVIPRQDAKK, encoded by the coding sequence ATGAGCCGATCCACTCGCCCTGACCCCACCGCCGAAGGCGCAGACGCCGGGGCCACCACGTCGCGCGACAAGCCGGTCTGGTCAGCCCTCTCGCGCCCCTACGCGGCCGGGTTCTTCCTCACCCTCGGCGGGCTGACGGCGATCCTTCTCGCGCTCGCGCTGTCGAACCTGTCGACCGTGCTCATCTACATCGCGATCGCGCTGTTCGTGGCTCTGGCCCTCGACCCGCTCGTGCGTCTCCTCGTGCGCCGCGGCCTCTCGCGCGCGTGGTCGATCGTGATCGTGTTCGGCGGGCTCGCGGTGATCCTCGCCGGTGCCCTGTGGTTGCTCATCCCCCCGGTGGTGCGGCAGGTCGAGCAGTTCGTCGGCGACATTCCCACCTTCGTGAACGACCTCATCGACAGCGACGCCGTTCGCTGGGTCGAGAGCAACTTCGGCGACAGCCTGGGCGACGTCCTCAAAGAGGTGCAGGGCTTCGTCACGAACCCCGCCAACATCGCCGCGATCGGCGGCGGCCTGCTCCAGGTGGGTATCAGCATCGGCACGTTCATCTCGGGGGCGATCATCGTCCTGGTGCTGAGCCTGTACTTCTTGGCATCGCTGCCGAGGATGAAGAACGCGCTCGTGCGCCTCACTCCCGCCCGCAGCCGCGAGACGGTCGCCGATATGACGGGTCAGATCACCGACTCCGTCGGTGGCTACCTCGCCGGGATGGTCGTGCTGGCCCTGTGCAACGCGGTCTTCGCCTTCATCGTCCTGACGATCCTCGGGCAGCCCTTCGCCGCGTTGCTCGCGGCGCTCGCCTTCGGCATCACGCTCATTCCGCTCGTCGGCTCGGTGCTGTTCTGGGCGACGGCGACGGTCTTCACGCTCATCGTCAGTCCGACCTCCGGACTCATCTTCGCCATCGTCTATCTGGTGTACATGCAGATCGAGGCATATCTCCTCACGCCCCGCGTGATGAACCGAACGATCTCGATCCCGGGAGCCCTCGTCGTGATCGGCGCCCTCGTCGGTGGCACGCTGCTCGGCTTGCTCGGAGCGCTCGTGGCGATCCCCGTGACCGCCTCGGTCCTGCTGATCGTCAAGCAGATCGTCATCCCGCGACAGGATGCCAAGAAGTAG
- a CDS encoding chorismate mutase, with translation MTEADPSTILQGLRGSIDNIDAALIFLLAERFRCTKQVGVLKAKHGMPASDPSREEQQIARLMQLAEQADLDPAFAEKWFNFVVAEVIRHHRSAAAQPDAD, from the coding sequence ATGACCGAGGCCGATCCTTCGACGATTCTGCAGGGGCTCCGCGGCAGCATCGACAACATCGACGCCGCCCTGATCTTCCTGCTCGCGGAGCGTTTCCGCTGCACCAAGCAGGTCGGCGTGCTCAAGGCGAAGCACGGGATGCCGGCATCCGACCCCTCTCGCGAAGAGCAGCAGATCGCGCGGCTCATGCAGTTGGCCGAGCAGGCCGACCTCGATCCCGCGTTCGCGGAGAAGTGGTTCAACTTCGTCGTGGCCGAGGTCATCCGTCACCACCGGTCGGCCGCGGCGCAGCCGGACGCCGACTGA
- a CDS encoding quaternary amine ABC transporter ATP-binding protein — protein MTHPPAAAAPALAAKNLFKVFGRAPQAAVDKLRSGARREDVADDGTAAVIDASFEVLPGEIFVIMGLSGSGKSTIIRMLNGLHEATAGTVEVKGDALTGVGASRLRSLRRDRLAMVFQHFALLPHRTVAANVAYPLELRGVGKAERLAKANEILALVGLEGWGDKLPSALSGGMQQRVGIARALAADTDILLMDEAFSALDPLIRREMQEQLLELQRTLKKTIVFITHDLNEAMFLGDRIAVMRDGRIVQIGTPEDILTDPANDYVEQFVQDVDRARVLTAGNVMERPRPRVDASAGPRTALRQMRDAYMSAVYVTDRDRKPLGIITDRDAIKLVRAGENSLLGKLKPLPQSVGVDDVLMNLFVPSVESPLPLAVLDADGRLAGVIPRVTLLAALGPGPTATEEITVLPQPLPSAEIDAALDGTPVDAGVTASETEEVR, from the coding sequence GTGACCCATCCGCCTGCCGCCGCGGCGCCCGCTCTCGCCGCCAAGAACCTCTTCAAGGTCTTCGGACGCGCCCCTCAGGCCGCCGTCGACAAGCTCCGCTCCGGCGCCCGTCGCGAAGATGTGGCCGATGACGGGACCGCCGCCGTCATCGACGCCAGCTTCGAGGTGCTCCCCGGCGAGATCTTCGTCATCATGGGTCTCTCCGGCTCCGGCAAGTCCACGATCATCCGCATGCTGAACGGCCTGCACGAGGCCACCGCCGGCACCGTCGAGGTGAAGGGCGACGCCCTCACCGGCGTCGGCGCCTCGCGCCTGCGTTCGCTTCGACGCGACCGCCTCGCGATGGTCTTCCAGCACTTCGCGCTCCTGCCGCACCGGACGGTCGCGGCGAATGTCGCGTACCCCCTCGAGCTCCGGGGCGTGGGCAAGGCCGAGCGCCTCGCGAAGGCGAACGAGATCCTCGCGCTCGTCGGCCTCGAGGGCTGGGGCGACAAGCTGCCCTCCGCTCTGTCCGGCGGGATGCAGCAGCGCGTCGGCATCGCCCGCGCTCTCGCCGCCGACACCGACATCCTGCTGATGGACGAGGCGTTCAGCGCCTTGGATCCCCTCATCCGCCGCGAGATGCAGGAGCAGCTGCTCGAGCTGCAGCGGACGCTGAAGAAGACCATCGTCTTCATCACCCATGACCTCAACGAGGCGATGTTCCTCGGTGACCGCATCGCCGTCATGCGCGACGGGCGCATCGTCCAGATCGGCACGCCCGAGGACATCCTCACCGACCCGGCGAACGACTACGTCGAGCAGTTCGTGCAGGACGTCGACCGCGCTCGCGTGCTCACCGCCGGCAACGTCATGGAGCGCCCGCGCCCCCGTGTCGATGCCTCCGCGGGCCCTCGCACGGCGCTTCGGCAGATGCGCGACGCCTACATGTCTGCCGTCTACGTCACCGATCGCGATCGCAAGCCGCTCGGCATCATCACCGACCGGGATGCCATCAAGCTCGTGCGTGCCGGCGAGAACTCGCTGCTCGGCAAGCTCAAGCCGCTGCCGCAGAGCGTTGGCGTCGACGACGTGCTGATGAACCTGTTCGTGCCGTCGGTCGAATCGCCCCTTCCCCTGGCCGTCCTCGACGCCGACGGTCGCCTCGCGGGAGTCATCCCGCGCGTGACGCTGCTCGCCGCTCTCGGCCCCGGTCCCACCGCCACCGAGGAGATCACCGTGCTGCCCCAGCCCCTTCCCTCCGCCGAGATCGACGCGGCGCTCGACGGGACCCCCGTCGATGCCGGGGTCACGGCATCCGAGACCGAGGAGGTGCGCTGA
- a CDS encoding ABC transporter permease, translating into MDGFRIPVGSWVDAGVDWVRDNLSGLFDVVALIVRFLVGGLSDVLLAAPIVVVIIVAAALAWLLRSWKLALGTVIGFALILAMGQWVTAMQTLALVLVATIVAVAISVPLGIWSARNATVRAVLKPILDFMQTMPAFVYLIPAITFFSIGVVPGVVSTVIFALPPGVRLTELGIRGVDSETVEAGHAFGATPGQILRGIQLPLAMPTIMAGVNQVIMLALSMAVVAGIVGADGLGKEVVQSISTVNLPKGVEAGLSVVVLAVYLDRLTAALGNRADNRGSLLGVLARRRAARSAAAVTAGATAASHVDTTSADAASEAEREKASPRRAPVSSGR; encoded by the coding sequence ATGGATGGTTTCCGCATTCCGGTCGGCTCATGGGTGGATGCCGGTGTGGACTGGGTCCGCGACAACCTCTCGGGCCTGTTCGACGTCGTCGCCCTCATCGTGCGCTTCCTCGTCGGCGGGCTCAGCGACGTGCTGCTCGCCGCTCCCATCGTCGTGGTCATCATCGTCGCGGCGGCTCTCGCGTGGCTCCTGCGCTCGTGGAAGCTCGCTCTCGGGACCGTGATCGGCTTCGCCCTGATCCTCGCGATGGGCCAGTGGGTCACGGCGATGCAGACGCTGGCGCTCGTTCTCGTGGCCACCATCGTGGCCGTGGCGATCTCGGTGCCGTTGGGGATCTGGTCGGCACGCAACGCCACCGTCCGCGCGGTGCTCAAGCCGATCCTCGACTTCATGCAGACGATGCCCGCCTTCGTCTACCTGATCCCGGCGATCACGTTCTTCAGCATCGGTGTCGTACCCGGCGTGGTCTCCACCGTCATCTTCGCTCTGCCCCCGGGGGTGCGTCTGACCGAGCTCGGCATCCGCGGGGTCGACTCCGAGACCGTCGAGGCGGGACACGCGTTCGGAGCCACCCCCGGGCAGATCCTCCGCGGCATCCAGCTCCCGCTCGCGATGCCCACGATCATGGCGGGCGTCAACCAGGTCATCATGCTCGCGCTGTCGATGGCGGTCGTGGCCGGCATCGTCGGGGCCGACGGCCTGGGTAAAGAGGTCGTGCAGTCGATCTCGACGGTCAACCTGCCCAAGGGCGTCGAGGCGGGCCTGAGCGTCGTCGTCCTCGCCGTGTACCTCGACCGGCTCACCGCGGCCCTCGGCAACCGGGCCGACAACCGCGGTTCGCTGCTGGGCGTGCTGGCTCGGCGCCGGGCCGCGCGTTCCGCCGCGGCCGTCACCGCCGGAGCCACTGCGGCGTCGCACGTCGACACCACCTCCGCGGATGCCGCGAGCGAGGCCGAGCGCGAGAAGGCCTCGCCGCGTCGCGCGCCGGTGTCGTCGGGGCGCTGA